CCGCGGAGGCCACCGAGGTCACCAGGATGCCGAGCCCCAGGCCGAACAGCAGGCTCGGCCCCAGCAGATCGACGGCGTAGGCGGCGTTCTCGTCGGCCGCCGACTGCCACAGCAGCCCGGCGATCATCGGGAGGAGTCCGACCAGCATCAGCGGACGGGGACCGACCTTCGGCCCCACCACCGAGGACGCGGCCGCGCCGGCGAACGCGCAGAGCGTCAGCGGCAGGAACACCAGCCCCGTGCGCATGGCGCTGTAGTGGAGCACCGACTGGTACAGCAGCGTCAGGAAGTAGAACGCCGTGGGCAGGGCCGCCCCCAGCGCCAGCATCGTGACGTTGGCCGCCCACACCGAGCGGTTGCGGAACAGGCTCAGCTCCATCAGCGGCTGCGCCGCCCACTTCGCCTGGTCCAGCACGAACACCACGAGCAGCACCACGCCGACCGTCAGCGCCGTGACGATGCGCGCCGACCCCCAGCCGTAGCGCTGCCCCTCGGCGAGGCCGTAGACGAGCGCGGCGATCCCCAGCGTGACCGACAGGGAGCCCAGCAGGTCCAGCTTGGTCCCCTTGCGCGTGCCGCGGCTCGGGGTCGGCGCGACGGACACGGCGGCCATCGCCATGATCACCAGGCACAGCGGCACGTTGATGAGGAGGACCCAGCGCCACGACATCCATTCGACGATCGCGCCGCCGCTGAGCACCCCGACCGCCCCGCCGCTCCCGGACGCCGCGCCCCACAGGGCCAGCGCCTTGGCGCGTTCCACCGGTTCGGTGAACGTGGAGCTCAGCACCGCCAGGGAGGCGGACGCCATGACAGCTCCGCCGATGCCCTGCCCCGCCCGGCCGATCACCAGGGTCGCCGCGTTCGGCGCGATACCGCCGACGAGACTGAACAGGGTGAACACGGCGAAGCCGACCATCAGCATGCGCCGGCCGCCCAGGAGGTCCACCATCCGTCCGGACAGCAGCAGGAAGCCCGCGAAGGGGATCAGGTACCCGTTGTACACCCAGGTCAGGCTGCCCGGTGTGAAGTGCAGCGCGTCCTGGATGGACGGGATGGCGACGTTCACGATGGACGAGTCGAGGATCACGGTCAGCTGGGCGAGGCAGCACACCGCGAGGACCAGTCCCGCCCGGCGCTGCCGGACCGGTACGGCCGGTGCCATCTGGTCGATCATCGAAGAGGAACCCTTCTCCTCGGGTGGGTCCGCCCCCGTACCGGCGGGCGGCGGGACTGCTCCGTGCCGGACATCAGGAGATCTTGACGAGGACGTTGCCCTTGTACGCGCCGCGGAGCAGGCCGATGAGCGCCTCGGGCGCGGCCTCCACGCCGCCCTCCACCACGGTGTAGGGCAGGACGATCTTTCCTTCCTGCAGCCACTGGGAGAAGTGCTGGTTCCACGCCTGGATCTGCTCCGGCGTGTGGTACGTCGAGAACGGCTTGATGACGATCTGCCGGATGATCCCGGCCATGATGTCCAGCCGGGGGAACGCCCCCTGGGCGTCGCCGGTCTGCGCGGAGACCGTGCCGCCCAGCGCCATCCGGGCCCCCTGCGCCGCCACCTGCACGGCGGCCTCGAACTGCTCCCCGCCGACCAGGTCGAAGAACACGTCGATCCCGTCGGGGGCGAGCTCCCGGAGCTGGTCGACCACCGGGCCGTCCTTGTAGTTGAACGCGGCGTCGTATCCCAGCTTCTCGGTCAGGTACGCCACCTTCTCGGCGCTGCCGGCCGAGCCGATGACGCGCTTGGCCCCGCGGGCCTTGGCGATCTGGCCGGCGAGCGAGCCGACACCGCCGGCCGCGTTCGACACGAAGACCACGTCACCCTCGCCGACCTCGGCGACGTCGGCCATGCCGTGGTAGGCCGTGATGCCCTGGTTCAGGAAGTACTCCAGCCCCGGGTACCACGAGGGGTCCACCTTGAAGTACTGGGCGGCGGGCCCGGTGGAGTACTCGGTCCAGCCGTCCATGTGCTGGACGGTGTCGCCCACGGCGAGGCTAGGGTCGGCCGAGGCCACGACGACGCCGATCGCACCGCCCCACGGCCGCTCGCCGACCTTGTAGGCCGGCATCATGGGCAGCCCCGGGTCCTCGGTCATCAGGTCGCGCATGACTGCGGTCACCTGGAGGTACCGGTTGTGCACCAGGACGTGGCCGTCCGCGGGTGCGGCGGTCTCCGCCTCGACGGTCTCGAAGTCGTCCTTCGACGGCTGGTCCGTGACATAGCGCGCCAGCCGTACTTCCTTGCCGGTCACGGGCGGAGTCTGGGCAGTCATGGGTAATCCCCTTCGGTTCATTTCTTCATTCGTTTCGATGCGGTCGGGACGTGCGCGGCCCGGCGGCCCCGCCACGGCGCCGGAGCGCCGCTCGGCCGGGGGGCGGGCCCCGGCCGGTCCCCTCATCCGTTCCACCAGGAGGCGTTCTCCCGGTACCACTCGACCGTGTCCTTGAGACCCGTGTCGAACGACTGCCGGGGGGTGAAGCCCAGTTCCCGCCGGATCTTGGCCATGTCCAGGGAGTACCGCTGGTCGTGGCCGAGCCGGTCGGCGACCCGCTCGACCATGTCCCACCCCGATCCGCAGATCTCCAGCAGGAGCGCGGTCAGTTCCCTGTTGGTCAGTTCCGTGCCGCCGCCGACGTTGTAGACGTGGCCGGACCGGCCGTTGCGCAGCGCCAGGTGGACCGCCGCGCAGTGGTCCGCGACGTGGAGCCATTCGCGGACGTTGGCCCCTTCCCCGTACAGCGGGACGCGCCGGCCCCGCAGGAGGTTCGTCACGAACCGGGGGATGACCTTCTCCGGATCCTGGTGGGGCCCGTAGTTGTTCGAGCACCGGGTGATCACGGTGTCCAGGCCGTGGGTCCGGTGCGCGGCCAGCACCAGCAGGTCGGACCCCGCCTTGGACGCCGCATAGGGCGAGTTGGGCGCCAGCGGCTGTTCCTCGGTCCACGAACCGACCGGGATCGAACCGTAGACCTCGTCCGTCGACACGTGCGCGAAGCGTCCGACGCCGTGCCGCCGCGCCGCGTCCAGCAGCACCTGTGTGCCGAGCACGTTCGTCGACACGAACGCGTGGGCGTCCTCGATGGACCGGTCCACATGCGATTCGGCGGCGAAGTGGACGATCGCGTCGTGCCCCCGGACCACCTCGTCGACCAGCTGTGCGTCACGGATGTCACCGCGGACGAACGTGAGCCCCGGATGCCCGGACACCGGTGCGAGGTTCCGCAGGTCGCCGCCGTGGCCGAGCACGTCGAGCACGGTCACCCGGGCGGCACCCGCGGGGGTCCCCGGGAGCTCGCCCGACAACAGGGCCCTGACGTACTGGGATCCGATGAAACCCGCACCACCGGTAACAAATATCCGCATGCCGGGGATCCTAGGTACCCGGACTTGAGACCGGGTCGAGCCGCGTACGGCGGGCGGGGCGGGGTTTTCGAACGGGGCACGGAGCGCGGGGCGGACGCACGGGGCGGACGCACGGGGCGGACGCGGTGGGATCCGGGCCGCGCGTATCCATGTCACGTGTATCCATGTCACGCGTATCCATGTCACATCCCGCGAAGTTGATCCGTCGAGTGTGTGTAAGCGGTATCGGCAACGACCTGGGAGCAGACCATGAACGCTCGTCTCGACCTCTTCGGCAACAAGACCGCCCTCGCCTTCCTGAAGCACATCAACATGGCGGGGAAGGCGGTCTCCGGCTCGGGCCTGCCCGCCGCGACGCAGGAACTGGTGAAGATCCGGGCCAGCCAGATCAACGGCTGCGGCTTCTGCACCGACATGCACACCAAGGACGCCGCGGCGGCGGGGGAGACCTCGGTGCGCCTGAACCTGATCGCGGCCTGGCGCGAGGCGACGGTCTTCACCGACGCGGAGCGGGCCGCGCTGGAGCTGACGGAGGAGGGCACCCGGATCGCGGACGCGGCCGGCGGGGTGCCGGACGAGGTGTGGGCGAAGGCCGCGGAGCACTACGACGAGGAGCAGCTCGTCGCCCTGGTGGGCCTCATCGCCGTCATCAACACCTACAACCGGCTGAACGTCCTCGTCCAGCAGCCCGCGGGCGACTACAAGCCCGGCATGTTCGGCTGACCCCGCCGCCGTGGTGGTGCCGGGGGACCGCCGCGGTGGCGGCCCCCCGGCCGCGGGCGGCGGGACCGGCCCGTACCGGTGGCCGCCGGACCGGCCTGTACCGGTGGCCGCCGACCGGTCCGCCGAGCAGGCGATGCGGTGAAACCGCTCGACCCGGCCGCCTTTGCGGCGAGATCCTTGGGCATGGAATTCCTCTGTTACCACCGAGACCGGCCCGGCTCCCTGCTGTTGCGCGAGGAGCTGCTGGAGGAGCACTGGTCGTACATGGACGGGTACGAGAAGGAGATGATCGCCCGGGGCCCCACCCTCGCCGACGACGGCGAGACCCCCACCGGCAGTGTGCACATCCTCGACCTGCCCGGGCCCGCCGCTGCCCGCGCGTTCGCCTTCGACGAGCCCAACTACCAGGCCGGTGCCTACCGGGACGTGCTGCTGCGGCGGTGGCGCAACACGCTGGGGCGCACCATGTGGGACTTCCCCGGCGGCCCGGAGGAGGGCAGCCGCTACCTGGTTCTCGGTCTGGGTGAGGGGGAGGCCGCCGACCTCGCCGTACCGCCCGGCCGTGACGAGCTGATCGCCTACGGGCCGCTGCTGTCCGACGACGGCGCCGTCTGGCTGGGGACGGCGGCGCTGGTCCGGGCGCCGGACCCGGACACGGCAGGTGCCCTCCTGACCCCGGACCGGTACGCCGGAATCGAGGTGCACAACTGGCAGTTCGGCGGGCGTTCGTGACGACCGGGGGCGTCCGGGCGGGCGCCACCGCCGGATCCCCCCGGGCCGCTCCGCACCCCGGCGTCCGGTCGCACCTCGGTGTCCGGCCGGATCCCGTGGACGCGCCGGCCTGACGCGCGGTGACGTGGCCGTGCGTCCGCTCCGGAAGACCTCCGGTTTCCGTGGACGCGCGGCTCCGTGCGGGTGCTGTCCGAAAAGGATGGACGGCCCACCACCCGTGATGCAAACTTATGCCTCATGACACATAAAGATGCAGTGATGTCGGGTTCCGGCGCCCTGGCATGGCCGACGGGCTTCAAGGCGTACACCGGCCACGGGGGGCTGCGCGACCACGGTGACGACATCTCCGTCGTCGCGTCCGACCGGCCGGCCACCAGCACCGCGATGTTCACCCGGAGCCTGTTCGCGGGCCCGGCCGTGGTCCTCAGCCGGACCCACGCGGCGGGCCGGTGCCTGCGGGCCGTGACGACGGTGGCGCAGAACGCGAACGTCGCGACCGGACGCCGG
This DNA window, taken from Streptomyces nitrosporeus, encodes the following:
- a CDS encoding MDR family NADP-dependent oxidoreductase, with product MTAQTPPVTGKEVRLARYVTDQPSKDDFETVEAETAAPADGHVLVHNRYLQVTAVMRDLMTEDPGLPMMPAYKVGERPWGGAIGVVVASADPSLAVGDTVQHMDGWTEYSTGPAAQYFKVDPSWYPGLEYFLNQGITAYHGMADVAEVGEGDVVFVSNAAGGVGSLAGQIAKARGAKRVIGSAGSAEKVAYLTEKLGYDAAFNYKDGPVVDQLRELAPDGIDVFFDLVGGEQFEAAVQVAAQGARMALGGTVSAQTGDAQGAFPRLDIMAGIIRQIVIKPFSTYHTPEQIQAWNQHFSQWLQEGKIVLPYTVVEGGVEAAPEALIGLLRGAYKGNVLVKIS
- a CDS encoding YciI family protein codes for the protein MEFLCYHRDRPGSLLLREELLEEHWSYMDGYEKEMIARGPTLADDGETPTGSVHILDLPGPAAARAFAFDEPNYQAGAYRDVLLRRWRNTLGRTMWDFPGGPEEGSRYLVLGLGEGEAADLAVPPGRDELIAYGPLLSDDGAVWLGTAALVRAPDPDTAGALLTPDRYAGIEVHNWQFGGRS
- a CDS encoding MFS transporter; this encodes MIDQMAPAVPVRQRRAGLVLAVCCLAQLTVILDSSIVNVAIPSIQDALHFTPGSLTWVYNGYLIPFAGFLLLSGRMVDLLGGRRMLMVGFAVFTLFSLVGGIAPNAATLVIGRAGQGIGGAVMASASLAVLSSTFTEPVERAKALALWGAASGSGGAVGVLSGGAIVEWMSWRWVLLINVPLCLVIMAMAAVSVAPTPSRGTRKGTKLDLLGSLSVTLGIAALVYGLAEGQRYGWGSARIVTALTVGVVLLVVFVLDQAKWAAQPLMELSLFRNRSVWAANVTMLALGAALPTAFYFLTLLYQSVLHYSAMRTGLVFLPLTLCAFAGAAASSVVGPKVGPRPLMLVGLLPMIAGLLWQSAADENAAYAVDLLGPSLLFGLGLGILVTSVASAATAGVPDDKQGLASGVLNTSQALGGAAGLAVMVALAQMRTSQVADGGPPDAHAFASGYGVAFLATAVLLVCALAAAAAVPRTPPGSGKAG
- the rfbB gene encoding dTDP-glucose 4,6-dehydratase; the encoded protein is MRIFVTGGAGFIGSQYVRALLSGELPGTPAGAARVTVLDVLGHGGDLRNLAPVSGHPGLTFVRGDIRDAQLVDEVVRGHDAIVHFAAESHVDRSIEDAHAFVSTNVLGTQVLLDAARRHGVGRFAHVSTDEVYGSIPVGSWTEEQPLAPNSPYAASKAGSDLLVLAAHRTHGLDTVITRCSNNYGPHQDPEKVIPRFVTNLLRGRRVPLYGEGANVREWLHVADHCAAVHLALRNGRSGHVYNVGGGTELTNRELTALLLEICGSGWDMVERVADRLGHDQRYSLDMAKIRRELGFTPRQSFDTGLKDTVEWYRENASWWNG
- a CDS encoding carboxymuconolactone decarboxylase family protein, translating into MNARLDLFGNKTALAFLKHINMAGKAVSGSGLPAATQELVKIRASQINGCGFCTDMHTKDAAAAGETSVRLNLIAAWREATVFTDAERAALELTEEGTRIADAAGGVPDEVWAKAAEHYDEEQLVALVGLIAVINTYNRLNVLVQQPAGDYKPGMFG